A stretch of the Athene noctua chromosome 35, bAthNoc1.hap1.1, whole genome shotgun sequence genome encodes the following:
- the SAE1 gene encoding SUMO-activating enzyme subunit 1, whose translation MVEKEEGGPGGISEEEAAQYDRQIRLWGLEAQKRLRASRVLLVGMKGLGAEVAKNLILAGVKGLTMLDHQQVSQEDTRAQFLIPGGSLGRNRAEASLERAQNLNPMVDVKADAESVESKPEEFFAQFDAVCLTGCSRDVMVKIDQICHKNSVKFFTGDVFGYHGYMFADLGEHEFVEEKTKVAKVSPGVEDGPDAKKAKLDSSETTMVKKRVTFCQLKEALAVDWSAEKAKAALRRTAPDYFLLQVLLKFRTDNARDPSPQNYAQDSKALLQIRRHVLEGLGVGADLLPDDFVSYCFSEMAPVCAVVGGVLGQEVVKALSQRDPPHNNFFFFDGIKGNGVVERLGPS comes from the exons GTTACGAGCTTCCcgggtgctgctggtggggatgAAGGGTCTCGGGGCCGAGGTGGCGAAGAATCTCATCCTGGCAGGAGTGAAAGGCTTGACCATGCTGGACCATCAGCAG gtTTCCCAAGAGGACACACGAGCTCAGTTCCTCATCCCCGGGGGTTCCTTGGGCCGCAACAGAGCCGAAGCCTCGCTGGAGCGGGCGCAGAACCTCAACCCCATGGTGGACGTCAAAGCCGACGCCGAGAGCGTGGAGAGCAAACCCGAGGAGTTCTTCGCCCAGTTCGACGCG GTCTGCCTGACGGGCTGCTCCCGGGACGTGATGGTGAAAATCGACCAGATTTGCCACAAAAACAGCGTCAAGTTTTTCACCGGGGATGTTTTTGGCTACCACGGCTACATGTTTGCTGACCTGGGGGAACACGAGTTCGTGGA AGAGAAAACCAAAGTGGCCAAAGTCAGCCCGGGCGTGGAGGATGGACCAGATGCCAAAAAAGCCAAATTGGACTCATCGGAGACCACCATGGTGAAaaag CGGGTGACGTTCTGCCAGCTGAAGGAGGCTCTGGCCGTCGACTGGAGCGCGGAGAAGGCGAAGGCGGCGCTCAGACGCACCGCGCCCGATTATTTCCTCCTCCAAG TCCTGCTGAAGTTCCGGACGGACAACGCCCGCGATCCCTCCCCCCAGAACTACGCCCAGGACTCCAAAGCGCTGCTCCAGATCCGCCGCCACGtcctggaggggctgggggtgggcgcCGACCTGCTGCCCGACGACTTCGTCAG ctACTGCTTCTCCGAGATGGCTCCGGTCTGCGCCGTGGTCGGGGGGGTCCTGGGCCAGGAGGTGGTCAAG GCCCTGTCCCAGCGGGACCCCCCCCACAACAACTTCTTCTTCTTCGACGGCATCAAAGGCAACGGCGTCGTGGAGCGCCTGGGCCCCAGCTGA